Proteins co-encoded in one Astatotilapia calliptera chromosome 18, fAstCal1.2, whole genome shotgun sequence genomic window:
- the LOC113010482 gene encoding E3 ubiquitin/ISG15 ligase TRIM25-like → MNQMDQTKFCCSVCLDLLKDPVTIPCGHSYCMNCIKSFWDEEEKKKIYSCPQCRRTFTARPVLEKNTMLADLVEELKKTGLQAAPADHCYAGPEDVACDVCTGRKMKAFKSCLVCLVSYCEKHLQPHFISPAFETHKLVEPSKKLQENICSRHDEVMKMFCRTDQQSICYLCPVNEHKGHDTVSAAAERTERQRELEVSRQNIQQRIQDREKDVKLLQQEVEAINQSADQTVEHSEKIFTELIHLIQKRSSDVKQQIRSQQETEVSRVKELQEKLEQEITELKRKDAELKQLSHTEDHIQFLHNYPSLSALSESTDSSSINIRPLSYFEDVTAAVSEVRDKLQDILREQWTNISLTVTEVDVLLSDPPAEPKTRAGFLKYSCEITLDPNTANKKLLLSEGNRKVTVMNQQQSYSDHPDRFTGPWQVLSRESLTGRCYWEVEWGGGEVYVAVAYKNISRKGGGYECGFGRNDKSWSLDCNNNSFTFWYNNIQTPVSGPRSSRVGVYLDHRAGILSFYSVSETMTLLHRVQTTFTQPLYAGLWLYYGATAELIKLK, encoded by the coding sequence atgaatcaaatggaccaaacaAAATTCTGCTGTTCAGtctgtttggatctactgaaggatccggtgactattccctgtggacacagctactgcatgaactgtattaaaagcttctgggatgaagaggaaaagaagaaaatctacagctgccctcagtgccGGAGGACTTTCACAGCGAGGCCTGtcctggagaaaaacaccatgtTAGCAGATTtagtggaggagctgaagaagactggactccaagctgctcctgctgatcactgctatgctggacctgaagatgtggcctgtgatgtctgcactggaagaaaaatgaaagcctTTAAgtcctgtctggtgtgtttggtctcttactgtgagaaacacctTCAGCCTCATTTTATATCCCCCGCATTTGAAACACACAAGCTGGTGGAGCCCTCCAAGAAGCTCCAAGAGAACATCTGCTCTcgtcatgatgaggtgatgaagatgttctgccgtactgatcagcagagtatctgttatctctgcCCTGTGAATGAACATAAAGGCCACGACacagtctcagctgcagcagaaaggactgagaggcagagagagctggaggtgagtcgacaaaacatccagcagagaatccaggacagagagaaagatgtgaagctgcttcaacaggaggtggaggccatcaatcagtctgctgatcaaacagtggagcacagtgagaagatcttcactgagctgatccatctcatccagaaaagaagctctgatgtgaagcagcagatcagatcccagcaggaaactgaagtgagtcgagtcaaagagcttcaggagaagctggagcaggagatcactgagctgaagaggaaagatgctgagctgaagcagctctcacacacagaggatcacatccagtttctacacaactacccctcactgtcagcactcagtgagtctacagactcatccagcatcaatatccgtcctctgagctactttgaggatgtgacagcagctgtgtcagaggtcagagataaactacaggacattctgagagagcaatggacaaacatctcactgacagtcactgaagtggatgttttactgtcagatccaccagcagagccaaagaccagagctggattcttaaaatattcatgtgaaatcacactggatccaaacacagcaaacaaaaaGCTGTTATTATCAGAGGGGAACAGAAAAGTAACAGTAATGAATCAACAACAGTCTtattctgatcatccagacagattcactGGACCGTGGCAGGTCCTGAGTAGAGAGAGTCTGACTggacgttgttactgggaggtggagtgggGAGGGGGAGAAGTTTATGTAGCAGTCGCATACAAGAATATCAGCAGAAAAGGAGGGGGTTATGAATGTGGATTTGGACGTAATGACAAATCTTGGTCATTAGATTGTAACAACaacagttttacattttggtACAACAACATCCAAACTCCTGTCTCAGGTCCTCGTTcctccagagtaggagtgtacctggatcacagagcaggtattttgtccttctacagcgtctctgaaaccatgactctcctccacagagtccagaccacattcactcagccgctctatgctggaCTTTGGCTTTATTATGGAGCCACTGCTGAATTGATCAAACTGAAATAG